The stretch of DNA GATAAAGACAGCAATATCGAAGAAACCCTTGAAGACAGAATTGGGACAAGATTGATTTCACGAATTTATGAAATGTGCCGCATAGTGGAAATTACAGGGAATGATTACAGAAAATCCTTCAAACAGGACGGATACAGGCATATTTTGAGGTAATTCAAAGTGATAGAACTAAGAAATGTTTCTAAATCATTTAACGGCAAAAAGGTTTTAGACAGGATTAATTTAACAATCGAAGAAGGAAGCACTACCGTTATAATCGGTGGCAGTGGACAAGGTAAAAGTGTAATACTCAAACATATCATAGGACTGATGAAACCTGATGAAGGAGAAATACTTTACAAGGGAAAAGATATTACAAAAATCTCCGATTTTGAATTAAATGAAATAAGAAAAGAATTTGGATTTCTTTTTCAATTTGCAGCCCTATTCGACTCAATGACAGTGGAAGAAAATGTTGGATTCCCATTGAGGGAAAATACCAAAATGAAAGAATCTGAGATAAGAGAAATTGTACGTCAACGGCTTTTAGATGTAGGATTGAAGGATGTAGAAGATAAAATGCCTTCCGAACTTTCAGGAGGTATGCAAAGAAGAGTGGGACTTGCACGAGCCCTTGCAATGTCTCCTAAAACTATAATCTATGACGAGCCCACAACAGGCCTTGACCCTATTTTGTCTGATACAATCAACACGCTCATCAGGGACACACAAAAAAAATTTGGAGTAACTTCGATCGTATCAAGCCATGATATACCGGGTATGTTCAAAATAGCAGATAAAGTTGCTTTGATTTACAACACAAAGATACATTTTTTTGGAACAACAGAGGAACTGAGAAACTGCAAGGACCCATATGTGATTCAATTTCTGAGCGGTTCATCTGAAGGTCCTGCAAAAGTTATTTAATAAGGAGATATGATATGAATAACAAAAAGATAAGCGTTGAGGCAAAGGTGGGTCTTTTCACCCTTGCCGTGATTATTCTTCTCTTCTGGTTGTCAATGCAGTTCGGAGAAATAACTTGGTTGAAGCCAAAGGGATATGTCCTGCATTCCGAACTCGAAAATGTGGCAGGACTTGAGAAGGAATCACCTATTAAAATGGCAGGTGTAAGAATAGGACGGATAGAAGATTTGAGGATTGAAGACGGCAAAGCAAAACTTGCTATGAGAATAGATGATGGTGTCCAAATTCATGAAGGCGCGAAGGTATCGGTAAAATCAGACAGTCTTTTAGGGCAAAAATACTTAGATATAAGCTTTGGTGATCCAAAAGCAAAACTGCTTGCAGACGGAGACTCCTTAGGAGAAGGCGTAGTTGCAGCCGATATCGATAAACTTATCGGGCAGCTAACTGAAGTCGCAAAAGGGCTGAATGAAGTCGTGTCACAGAATTCCGAAAACATAAATCAGATGTTGGCAAATCTCAAAAAATCCACTGATACTCTTCAAAAAATACTGACTGAAAATGAAGACAGAATTTCAAGTGCTATAGCCAATATCGATGGCTTTTCAAAAAAACTGAACACTCTGCTCAGCGAAAATAAGGAATCAGTGACAAAAGCCATAAGCAACTTTGAAAAATTCTCATCAAGTCTTAATGAGAAAGGACCTGAAGTAATGGATAAATTTTCAAAACTCGGCGACAACCTTGATGGAATGATTGAAGAAAACAGAGAAAATCTTAAAGAAACAATCCTAAAAGTAAAAGAAACTTCTGATAATCTCAATAAAATATTGGTTAAAGTTAATAAAGGCGAGGGAACTCTTGGCAAACTTGTCAATGATGACGAGCTTTATGATACAGCCAAAAAATCATTAAAGGATTTGGGAGATTCAGCTGAACAAGCAAGTGAATTGTCTCCAATTTCAACATTTATAAGCTCGTTATTCTTTCTTTTTTAATCATCTCCAATGAAAAAGTGTTTTTTAATATTATTGTTTTTTTTAACGCATCTGCTTCTTTTCTCTCCCTGCCTCTGCAAGGCAGATGAAAAGGCGGAGATTCATGCAAATATTGGTCCCATTGCTGCAGTTAGTGAAACTGAAAGGGAAAAAAGTTTCAGGATTCCTCCTCTTTTCGGCTACGAAAAAGACATTCCAAAGGGGACATTTAACCTCGATATACTTTGGCCTCTAATAAATTACAAAAGAGCTGAAAAAAAAATACAGCTTCGAGTGCTTCCTTTTCTCTTTTTTAAGAAAGATATGGAAAGGGAATGGGATAAAAAGAAATATCTTTATATTCTCCCTCTATATATATCATCTGAAAAAAGCGGTAGAAAATCCCGTGTAATCTTTCCTCTTTACGGACACTTTGAAGGATGGTTTGGATTAGACTCCTTTGATTTCCTGCTATTCCCTCTCTATACGGCTTCAAAGGAAAAGGAAGAAAATTCTTACAGCTATTGTTGGCCCTTTTTCAACTACTCAATTGCAAAGGGGAAAAGATATTATAGGATTTGGCCCTTCTATGGAAGCAAATCAGTTGAAAAGGAATATGAGAAGACATTCATCCTTTGGCCCTTTTATAACAATCAAAAGTTTTATAAAGATGACGGCGCTTTAAAAAAAGAGAGGCTTCTTCTCTTCCCTTTTTTTGGAAGCTCAAAGTCAGATGTTGCGGAAACGAAGCTTTTCCTGTTTCCTCTCTATGTATCACAGAAAAAACTGAAAGAAGATTTTTCAAGATACGATGTCATCTGGCCCCTTTTTTCAATAACGAGAGGGAAAGAAAGAAGGACTACACAAGTATTTCCTTTTTTTCGTCTTGATAAAAAAGGTGATTCTTTCAGAAATTTTTACCTTTGGCCTCTTCTGTGGGATGGCGAT from Candidatus Schekmanbacteria bacterium encodes:
- a CDS encoding ABC transporter ATP-binding protein; this encodes MIELRNVSKSFNGKKVLDRINLTIEEGSTTVIIGGSGQGKSVILKHIIGLMKPDEGEILYKGKDITKISDFELNEIRKEFGFLFQFAALFDSMTVEENVGFPLRENTKMKESEIREIVRQRLLDVGLKDVEDKMPSELSGGMQRRVGLARALAMSPKTIIYDEPTTGLDPILSDTINTLIRDTQKKFGVTSIVSSHDIPGMFKIADKVALIYNTKIHFFGTTEELRNCKDPYVIQFLSGSSEGPAKVI
- a CDS encoding MCE family protein, whose translation is MNNKKISVEAKVGLFTLAVIILLFWLSMQFGEITWLKPKGYVLHSELENVAGLEKESPIKMAGVRIGRIEDLRIEDGKAKLAMRIDDGVQIHEGAKVSVKSDSLLGQKYLDISFGDPKAKLLADGDSLGEGVVAADIDKLIGQLTEVAKGLNEVVSQNSENINQMLANLKKSTDTLQKILTENEDRISSAIANIDGFSKKLNTLLSENKESVTKAISNFEKFSSSLNEKGPEVMDKFSKLGDNLDGMIEENRENLKETILKVKETSDNLNKILVKVNKGEGTLGKLVNDDELYDTAKKSLKDLGDSAEQASELSPISTFISSLFFLF